A window from Bosea sp. ANAM02 encodes these proteins:
- a CDS encoding extracellular solute-binding protein, protein MRIITLACSLAALIVASPLSAQTLNVASAGDQNMVDYVKDYLGPMFEKAHPGVKVVSVGTGPGDSGSQKIYEKLDAQKSSASTDFDVVVIHQKAAGQMVKEGLLNKYTGNVETAKLATGDSARNSLGTNVSGFVIPMFQSQTALAYNADMVKTPPATFAELADWARKNPKQFGYNGIKGGMSGVSFVAGWVYAFGGDAEKLMKGPYDAAEKGKWDKAFADLKEFNKNAVITPGNAGTLDMLNRGEIAIGPVWVDMFYSWQADGKLPPNMKLKLVSPGMPGQPMYYAVPEKSAQKKLAEAFIALATSPQVQADGIVKKFNWYPGIDAKNLEGKLDKAAWDKLFTDVTPAELAKNGKPFPIAPYFNDILEGYEKKVTN, encoded by the coding sequence ATGCGCATCATCACGCTTGCCTGCTCGCTCGCCGCGCTGATCGTGGCATCGCCGCTATCCGCGCAGACCCTCAACGTCGCCTCCGCCGGCGACCAGAACATGGTCGACTACGTCAAGGACTATCTCGGCCCGATGTTCGAGAAGGCCCATCCCGGCGTGAAGGTCGTCTCGGTCGGCACCGGTCCGGGCGATTCCGGCTCGCAGAAGATCTACGAGAAGCTCGACGCCCAGAAGAGCTCCGCCTCGACCGATTTCGATGTCGTGGTCATCCACCAGAAGGCCGCCGGCCAGATGGTCAAGGAGGGCCTGCTCAACAAGTACACGGGCAATGTCGAGACGGCGAAGCTCGCCACCGGCGATTCCGCCAGGAACTCGCTCGGCACGAACGTGAGCGGCTTCGTCATCCCGATGTTCCAGTCGCAGACCGCGCTCGCCTACAATGCCGACATGGTCAAGACGCCGCCGGCGACCTTCGCCGAGCTCGCCGACTGGGCCAGGAAGAACCCCAAGCAGTTCGGCTATAACGGCATCAAGGGCGGCATGTCCGGCGTCTCCTTCGTCGCCGGCTGGGTCTATGCCTTCGGCGGCGACGCCGAGAAGCTGATGAAGGGGCCTTATGACGCGGCCGAGAAGGGCAAGTGGGACAAGGCCTTCGCCGATCTCAAGGAGTTCAACAAGAACGCCGTGATCACCCCCGGCAATGCCGGCACGCTCGACATGCTGAACCGCGGCGAGATCGCGATCGGCCCGGTCTGGGTCGACATGTTCTATTCCTGGCAGGCCGACGGCAAGCTGCCGCCGAACATGAAGCTGAAGCTCGTCTCGCCCGGCATGCCCGGCCAGCCGATGTATTACGCCGTGCCGGAGAAATCGGCCCAGAAGAAGCTGGCCGAGGCCTTCATCGCGCTCGCGACCTCGCCGCAGGTGCAGGCCGACGGCATCGTCAAGAAGTTCAACTGGTATCCGGGCATCGATGCCAAGAACCTCGAAGGCAAGCTCGACAAGGCTGCCTGGGACAAGCTCTTCACCGATGTCACACCGGCCGAGCTCGCCAAGAACGGCAAGCCCTTCCCGATCGCGCCCTATTTCAACGACATCCTCGAGGGCTACGAGAAGAAGGTCACGAACTGA
- a CDS encoding haloacid dehalogenase: protein MTARIHSLWLMPAPSDEALLAGIVGELSGRFDTPLFAPHLTLQGDTETTPELLEQTITAAAAAVGAFAEPVSLVEGSDAYFRSFYARFAVSSALATLKQALDPEGFASFMPHVSLLYGPVEASAKAAAIAEINARLAGRAIRFARIGIVTSGQDVPITDWRVVTSVALRSA from the coding sequence ATGACAGCACGGATTCATTCTCTCTGGCTGATGCCGGCGCCGTCCGACGAAGCGCTGCTGGCCGGCATCGTCGGCGAGTTGTCGGGCCGTTTCGACACCCCGCTCTTCGCCCCGCATCTGACATTGCAGGGCGACACCGAGACGACGCCCGAGTTGCTGGAGCAGACGATCACCGCGGCTGCCGCAGCGGTCGGGGCCTTCGCGGAGCCGGTCTCGCTCGTCGAGGGAAGCGATGCCTATTTCCGCTCGTTCTATGCCCGCTTCGCCGTCTCGTCGGCCCTGGCGACGCTGAAGCAGGCGCTCGATCCCGAGGGCTTCGCCAGTTTCATGCCGCATGTCTCGCTGCTCTACGGGCCAGTCGAGGCCTCCGCCAAGGCCGCGGCCATAGCCGAAATCAACGCCCGCCTCGCCGGCCGCGCCATCCGCTTCGCCCGGATCGGCATCGTGACCTCCGGCCAGGACGTGCCGATCACCGACTGGCGTGTCGTTACGAGCGTCGCGCTGCGTTCGGCCTGA
- a CDS encoding Lrp/AsnC family transcriptional regulator, with amino-acid sequence MAEPTAHDLDAFDRAILAILQQDNTTPQRVIGERVNLSAPAVQRRIRRMEASGVIRANVAVVDPAALGHPITLFVEIELVSETAPDIDAAKSAFLAAPEVQQCYYVTGEVDFMLVVLVPSMAAYEALTRRLFFANPNIRKFRSFVAMDRVKTGLGVPVS; translated from the coding sequence ATGGCCGAGCCGACCGCTCATGATCTCGATGCTTTCGACCGTGCGATCCTCGCCATCCTCCAGCAGGACAACACCACGCCGCAGCGGGTGATCGGCGAGCGCGTCAATCTCTCCGCCCCGGCCGTGCAGCGCCGCATCCGCCGGATGGAGGCGAGCGGCGTCATCCGCGCCAATGTCGCGGTGGTCGATCCCGCTGCGCTCGGCCATCCGATCACGCTTTTCGTCGAGATCGAGCTGGTCAGCGAGACCGCGCCCGATATCGACGCGGCCAAGAGCGCCTTCCTCGCCGCGCCGGAAGTGCAGCAATGCTACTACGTCACCGGCGAGGTCGATTTCATGCTGGTGGTGCTGGTGCCGAGCATGGCGGCCTATGAGGCGCTGACGCGGCGCCTGTTCTTCGCCAACCCCAATATCCGCAAGTTCCGCTCCTTCGTCGCCATGGACAGGGTCAAGACCGGGCTTGGCGTGCCGGTCTCGTAG
- a CDS encoding chloride channel protein: MITVKATETPAATGDAPQGWRALFRSSEIGIVVLACLVGVLAGLVVLAMSLTTQLLHELIFGLADGQRLSITTTIPTWRAIAGPVIGGLAIGCASWLFFRRRKQPIDPIEANALHGGRMSFRDSAFVAFQTMGSSGAGASVGLEAGYTQAASGLASHIGRRLRLRRADMRLMVGCAAGGAIGAAFDAPLTGAFYAFELILGSYSIAAFVPVMAATFMATVTHGVLAPALLAVEVPPIGLITMANLPLVVLLGATCGLVGIVVMRAAAFVEAGFRRSRIPTWLRPAFGGLLVGALAIWNPSVLSAGHGAINLYLGIEASLGLFALVLVAKALASSVSIGSGFRGGLFFASLLLGVLTGRLFIGVLTLAFPNLAGHETLFALVGMSSLAVSIVGGPMTMTLLALEMTGDLKLTLAVVGAAGAASLVTRRLFGFSFATWRFHLRGESIRGAHDVGWMRDLTAGNMMRIEVPTIAADATIAEARLKYPPGSTSYLVAIGPGDAYAGMVPPGALYEPDPALDEEAAAEPAPRTVRHLLHNPDRMLLADMTVRDTLKLFEEAESEALPVVADRDSRRIVGILSEAHAIKRYSDEVSRRNRELTGE; the protein is encoded by the coding sequence GTGATCACCGTGAAAGCCACCGAGACGCCGGCCGCGACAGGCGACGCTCCGCAAGGCTGGCGCGCGCTCTTCCGCTCCAGTGAGATCGGTATCGTGGTGCTGGCCTGTTTGGTCGGGGTGCTCGCAGGGCTCGTCGTCCTGGCGATGTCCCTGACGACCCAGCTTTTGCATGAGCTGATTTTCGGCCTGGCCGATGGCCAGCGGCTTTCGATCACCACGACGATCCCGACCTGGCGGGCCATTGCAGGTCCAGTCATCGGCGGCCTCGCCATCGGCTGCGCCTCCTGGCTGTTCTTCCGCCGCCGCAAGCAGCCGATCGACCCGATCGAGGCCAATGCCCTGCATGGCGGGCGCATGTCCTTCCGCGACAGCGCCTTCGTCGCATTCCAGACCATGGGTTCGAGCGGCGCCGGCGCCTCGGTCGGGCTCGAAGCTGGCTACACGCAGGCGGCGAGCGGGCTTGCCTCGCATATCGGTCGGCGCCTGCGTCTGCGCCGCGCGGATATGCGCCTCATGGTCGGCTGTGCCGCTGGCGGCGCCATCGGTGCCGCCTTCGACGCGCCGTTGACCGGCGCCTTCTACGCTTTCGAACTGATTCTCGGCAGTTACTCGATCGCCGCCTTCGTGCCGGTCATGGCCGCGACCTTCATGGCGACCGTGACCCATGGCGTGCTCGCGCCGGCCCTGCTCGCCGTCGAGGTCCCGCCGATCGGCCTGATCACGATGGCGAACCTGCCTCTGGTCGTGCTGCTCGGCGCCACCTGCGGGCTCGTCGGCATCGTCGTGATGCGCGCCGCCGCCTTCGTCGAGGCGGGTTTCCGCCGCTCGCGGATTCCGACCTGGCTCCGGCCGGCTTTCGGAGGTCTTCTGGTCGGGGCGCTCGCGATCTGGAATCCCTCCGTTCTCTCCGCCGGCCATGGCGCGATCAATCTCTATCTCGGGATCGAGGCGAGCCTCGGATTGTTCGCGCTGGTGCTGGTCGCCAAAGCATTGGCCTCCTCGGTCTCGATCGGCTCCGGCTTCCGCGGCGGCCTGTTCTTCGCTTCGCTGCTGCTCGGCGTGCTGACGGGCCGCCTCTTCATCGGCGTCCTGACGCTGGCCTTCCCCAACCTCGCCGGGCACGAGACGCTGTTCGCGCTGGTCGGCATGAGCTCGCTTGCGGTCTCGATCGTCGGCGGGCCGATGACCATGACACTGCTGGCGCTCGAGATGACCGGCGACCTCAAGTTGACGCTCGCGGTCGTCGGCGCGGCTGGTGCCGCCTCGCTGGTGACGCGCCGCCTCTTCGGCTTCTCCTTCGCGACCTGGCGCTTCCATCTGCGCGGCGAGAGCATCCGCGGCGCCCATGACGTCGGCTGGATGCGCGATCTCACCGCCGGCAACATGATGCGCATCGAGGTGCCGACGATCGCGGCTGACGCCACCATCGCCGAGGCGCGGCTGAAATACCCGCCGGGCTCGACCAGCTATCTCGTCGCCATCGGCCCGGGCGATGCCTATGCCGGCATGGTGCCACCCGGCGCGCTCTACGAGCCGGACCCGGCGCTGGACGAGGAGGCGGCGGCCGAGCCCGCGCCGCGCACCGTGCGCCATCTCCTGCACAATCCGGACCGCATGCTGCTCGCCGACATGACGGTGCGCGACACGCTGAAGCTGTTCGAGGAGGCCGAGAGCGAGGCTTTGCCTGTGGTTGCCGATCGTGACAGCCGCCGGATCGTCGGCATCCTCAGCGAGGCGCATGCGATCAAGCGCTACAGCGACGAGGTCAGCCGCCGCAATCGCGAGCTGACCGGCGAGTAG
- a CDS encoding aldo/keto reductase yields MTNAAELPRSGTKPGPVPRGRPFAGLAPSLIGFGGAPLGDLYRHLDEVTAQDTVRAALAAGINLVDTSPLYGHGLSEHRIGAALRSVPRESVIISTKVGRWMQAGAPKRDGSGYAGGLPHPAVIDYSYDGAMRSFEQSLLRLGTDHIDILLIHDVDVWTHGDRMEQRFAEAMDGAYRALETLRASGTVKAIGVGVNEAEMCVRFARAGDFDVMMLAGRYSLLEQGALTEFLPLALEKKIAVMLAGVFNSGILATGARPGAFYNYKPAPPEVLARVARIEAVCACHGVALPQAALAFCAAHPAVATIVLGAVTPQEVARNLALVARPVPAALWRDLKAEGLLAEAAPVPEA; encoded by the coding sequence ATGACGAACGCTGCCGAACTCCCCCGATCCGGGACGAAACCGGGTCCCGTTCCGCGTGGCCGTCCCTTCGCGGGCCTCGCCCCCAGCCTGATCGGCTTCGGCGGCGCGCCGCTCGGCGATCTCTATAGACATCTCGACGAGGTCACGGCGCAGGATACGGTTCGCGCCGCGCTGGCGGCTGGCATCAATCTCGTCGACACCTCGCCGCTCTACGGCCACGGCCTCTCCGAGCATCGCATCGGCGCGGCGCTCCGCAGCGTGCCGCGCGAGAGCGTCATCATCTCCACCAAGGTCGGCCGCTGGATGCAGGCCGGCGCGCCGAAGCGCGACGGTTCGGGCTATGCCGGCGGCCTGCCGCACCCGGCGGTGATCGATTATTCCTATGACGGCGCGATGCGCTCCTTCGAGCAGTCGCTGCTCCGGCTTGGCACCGATCATATCGACATCCTGTTGATCCACGACGTCGATGTCTGGACCCATGGCGACCGGATGGAGCAGCGCTTTGCCGAGGCCATGGACGGGGCCTATCGTGCGCTGGAGACGCTGCGCGCGTCCGGCACGGTCAAGGCGATCGGCGTCGGCGTCAACGAAGCCGAGATGTGCGTGCGCTTCGCCCGCGCTGGCGATTTCGACGTGATGATGCTGGCCGGCCGCTATTCGCTGCTGGAGCAGGGGGCGCTAACGGAATTCCTGCCGCTGGCGCTGGAGAAGAAGATCGCGGTCATGCTGGCCGGCGTCTTCAATTCCGGCATCCTGGCGACCGGGGCGAGGCCCGGCGCCTTCTACAATTACAAGCCGGCGCCACCCGAAGTGCTGGCCCGCGTCGCCCGGATCGAGGCGGTCTGCGCCTGCCATGGCGTCGCCCTGCCACAGGCCGCGCTCGCCTTCTGCGCCGCTCATCCGGCGGTGGCGACGATCGTGCTCGGCGCCGTGACGCCGCAGGAGGTCGCGCGCAATCTCGCCCTCGTCGCGCGGCCCGTTCCCGCCGCGCTCTGGCGTGATCTGAAGGCCGAGGGACTGCTCGCCGAAGCGGCGCCGGTCCCGGAGGCTTGA
- a CDS encoding multidrug effflux MFS transporter, with translation MKLRPDTLAMTAVLAMLTALGPLSTDFYLPSLPEIARVMQTDVAGAQATLSSFLFGFAAGQILWGPLSDRLGRRPVLLAGLGLFGFATLACALAPSIEALTLARALQALGASGPIVLGRAMVRDLYDGPRAGRELARMGMIMGLVPAVAPVIGGMLQVAFGWRSTFLASLTFGLALAVVIVTVMPETLRVRSPQPLSLVSIFRGFGTLLHNRAFRVYVGLTALAYAGLFAFISGSSFVLIGVYGLSPIAYGFSFGFAVLGYITGTIIAQRLVGRRGMDGVIAIGVACLAGGGLAMLVGVLTGLGGAAGVVVPMALYACGVGLTMPQAQASAMMPFPDRAGAASSFNGLCQMLLSACVGLLVGHLLKNAALPLPLVMSVLGVAALVLFHASRGIRMAKSQAM, from the coding sequence ATGAAGCTTCGTCCCGATACGCTGGCGATGACCGCCGTGCTCGCCATGCTGACGGCGCTCGGGCCGCTTTCGACCGATTTCTACCTGCCCTCCCTGCCCGAGATCGCGCGGGTGATGCAGACGGACGTCGCCGGCGCACAGGCGACGCTCTCCTCCTTCCTGTTCGGCTTCGCCGCCGGGCAGATCCTGTGGGGCCCGCTCTCGGACCGACTGGGGCGCCGGCCGGTTCTGCTGGCGGGGCTCGGCCTGTTCGGATTCGCGACTTTGGCCTGCGCGCTTGCGCCGTCGATCGAGGCGCTGACGCTGGCACGCGCCTTACAGGCACTCGGGGCGTCCGGGCCGATCGTGCTCGGCCGCGCCATGGTGCGCGATCTCTATGATGGGCCGCGCGCCGGGCGCGAGCTCGCCCGGATGGGCATGATCATGGGGCTGGTGCCGGCGGTTGCGCCGGTCATCGGCGGCATGCTTCAGGTCGCCTTCGGCTGGCGCTCGACCTTCCTCGCCTCCCTGACCTTCGGACTGGCGCTCGCCGTCGTCATCGTCACGGTGATGCCGGAGACGCTGCGGGTGCGCTCGCCGCAGCCGCTCTCGCTCGTCAGCATCTTCCGGGGCTTCGGGACGCTGCTGCACAACCGTGCCTTCCGCGTCTATGTCGGGCTGACGGCTCTCGCCTATGCCGGGCTCTTCGCCTTCATCTCGGGCTCGTCCTTCGTCCTGATCGGCGTCTACGGGCTTTCGCCGATCGCCTACGGCTTCTCCTTCGGTTTCGCCGTGCTCGGCTACATCACCGGCACGATCATCGCGCAGCGGCTGGTGGGGCGGCGCGGGATGGACGGGGTCATCGCCATCGGCGTCGCCTGCCTCGCCGGCGGCGGCCTCGCGATGCTCGTCGGCGTGCTCACCGGCCTCGGCGGGGCCGCCGGCGTCGTCGTGCCGATGGCGCTTTATGCCTGCGGCGTCGGGCTGACCATGCCTCAGGCCCAAGCCTCGGCGATGATGCCCTTCCCGGACCGGGCCGGCGCGGCCTCCTCCTTCAACGGACTCTGCCAGATGCTGCTCTCGGCCTGTGTCGGGCTGCTCGTCGGTCACCTGCTCAAGAATGCCGCGCTGCCCCTGCCATTGGTGATGTCGGTGCTCGGTGTGGCCGCGCTCGTCCTGTTCCACGCGTCGCGCGGCATTCGGATGGCGAAGAGCCAGGCGATGTAA
- a CDS encoding ABC transporter permease subunit: MSLSQRQLALLLIAPGLALVAALFLYPLCFSLISAFTGPEGGFSLQAFGKAWELYSGDVVFTVVIVLASCFFTGLSAIIIAGTLTLGENRWIVGTLKALYRWPLFIPFIVAAQCMRTFLAKNGLMNNTFVSMGLMEPLQAVSFLDWRGIIATFVWKQTPFVALLLAGALAALDRATLEAGRNLGASRMRVLVELALPQVMPQLLVALVLSFVTMLSVLSVPMMVAGSQPTMLTVDMAFRINAYGDYATANALGVITYLISAGAAIIYLKRGMAREGTP, from the coding sequence ATGAGCCTGTCCCAACGCCAGCTCGCCTTGCTGCTGATCGCGCCCGGTCTCGCGCTCGTCGCGGCGCTGTTCCTCTATCCGCTCTGCTTCTCGCTGATCTCGGCCTTCACGGGGCCGGAAGGAGGCTTCTCGCTGCAGGCCTTCGGCAAGGCCTGGGAGCTCTATTCCGGCGATGTCGTCTTCACCGTCGTCATCGTGCTCGCCTCCTGCTTTTTCACCGGGCTTTCCGCCATCATCATCGCCGGCACGCTGACGCTCGGCGAGAACCGCTGGATCGTCGGCACGCTGAAGGCGCTCTATCGCTGGCCGCTCTTCATCCCCTTCATCGTCGCGGCGCAGTGCATGCGCACCTTCCTCGCCAAGAACGGGCTGATGAACAACACCTTCGTCTCCATGGGCCTGATGGAGCCCTTGCAGGCGGTGAGCTTCCTCGACTGGCGCGGCATCATCGCGACCTTCGTCTGGAAGCAGACGCCCTTCGTCGCGCTGCTGCTCGCCGGCGCGCTCGCCGCGCTCGATCGCGCCACGCTGGAGGCCGGCCGCAATCTCGGGGCCTCGCGCATGCGCGTCCTCGTCGAGCTGGCCCTTCCGCAGGTCATGCCGCAGCTCCTCGTCGCGCTCGTCCTCTCCTTCGTGACGATGCTCTCGGTACTCTCGGTGCCGATGATGGTGGCGGGCTCGCAGCCGACCATGCTGACCGTCGACATGGCCTTCCGCATCAACGCCTATGGCGACTACGCCACGGCCAATGCGCTCGGCGTCATCACCTATCTGATCTCGGCTGGCGCGGCGATCATCTATCTCAAGCGCGGCATGGCCAGGGAGGGCACGCCATGA
- a CDS encoding ABC transporter permease subunit — protein sequence MTRAVSGLRMVLAAFALAAFAFFLIGPLVNLALWSVAERWYTPYKLPVVYGTRYWEQVFRPTGDAMASLATSVWIAVLTVLVALALSIPAGYALARLKLPARAVFMVLFLLPQAFPSVAIYINVARVFYSLGINGTVFAVVLVHAAHGLVYSVWIAAAAFAAVDKDLELAARNIGASPLKTFFSVTLPLAAPGIIASGIFVFLESLDEFTGTFFVGVPQVTTLPLLLYSAAMGGNYQVASITALILLVPSVLFMLFIERFLRADVLAKVGA from the coding sequence ATGACCCGTGCCGTCTCCGGCCTGCGCATGGTCCTGGCGGCCTTCGCGCTCGCAGCTTTCGCCTTCTTCCTGATCGGGCCGCTGGTCAACCTCGCGCTCTGGTCCGTCGCCGAGCGCTGGTACACGCCCTACAAGCTGCCGGTCGTCTACGGCACGCGCTACTGGGAACAGGTCTTCCGCCCGACCGGCGATGCCATGGCCTCGCTCGCGACCTCGGTCTGGATCGCGGTGCTGACGGTGCTCGTCGCGCTCGCGCTTTCGATCCCCGCCGGTTACGCGCTTGCTCGGTTGAAGCTGCCGGCGCGCGCCGTCTTCATGGTGCTCTTCCTGCTGCCGCAGGCCTTCCCCTCCGTCGCAATCTACATCAACGTCGCCCGCGTCTTCTATTCCCTCGGGATCAACGGCACGGTCTTCGCGGTCGTGCTCGTCCATGCCGCGCACGGTCTGGTCTATTCCGTCTGGATCGCGGCCGCGGCCTTCGCTGCCGTCGACAAGGACCTCGAACTCGCCGCGCGCAATATCGGGGCCTCGCCGCTCAAGACCTTCTTCTCGGTGACGCTGCCCCTGGCGGCGCCCGGGATCATCGCCAGCGGCATCTTCGTCTTCCTGGAATCGCTCGACGAGTTCACCGGCACCTTCTTCGTCGGCGTGCCGCAGGTCACGACTTTGCCGCTCTTGCTCTACAGCGCGGCGATGGGCGGCAACTATCAGGTCGCCTCGATCACGGCGCTGATCCTGCTCGTGCCCTCGGTGCTGTTCATGCTGTTCATCGAGCGCTTCCTGCGCGCCGACGTGCTCGCCAAGGTCGGGGCCTGA
- a CDS encoding DoxX family protein — MQFLSRYQPYALGLLRIFAALSFISHGTQKLFAFPAAPSWGMPAAMSLPWTAGVLEIVGGALVLVGFFTRPAAFVLSGLMAVAYWMAHGSKGFYPLLNGGEAAMLFCFIFLYIATAGPGAFAIESRKT, encoded by the coding sequence ATGCAGTTTCTGTCGCGCTACCAGCCCTATGCCCTGGGCCTGCTCCGCATCTTCGCCGCGCTGAGCTTCATCTCGCACGGCACGCAGAAGCTGTTCGCCTTCCCGGCGGCTCCGTCCTGGGGCATGCCCGCCGCGATGAGCCTGCCCTGGACCGCTGGCGTGCTGGAGATCGTCGGCGGCGCGCTCGTCCTCGTCGGCTTTTTCACCCGCCCGGCCGCCTTCGTCCTGTCGGGCCTGATGGCCGTGGCCTACTGGATGGCCCATGGCTCCAAGGGCTTCTACCCGCTGCTGAACGGCGGCGAGGCCGCGATGCTGTTCTGCTTCATCTTCCTCTACATCGCGACCGCCGGCCCCGGCGCCTTCGCCATCGAATCCCGCAAGACCTGA
- a CDS encoding ABC transporter ATP-binding protein, translated as MRGLKVAYGGTRVLHGIDLDFTPGSFTALLGSSGCGKTTLLRSLSGFVPVEDGSIVVGGRDVAGLPPEKRGMAMVFQSYALWPHMTVLQNIGYGLKLRGKSKDEIAAKVGEMLNFLGLAGYEDRKVTALSGGQRQRVALGRALAIDPGILLLDEPLSNLDAKIRMVMRHEIRAIQQRLGLTAVHVTHDREEAMTMADRLVIMQAGRIAQVGTPEEVYDRPASAFVANFMGAENVLPLSIAKAEGQALVVAGAARTTLAGEAAATLPVGEALAYFRDDVASLDAHDAATGDGDLVVPGTIAARAYPGGIYRYKVEAAGRQITVDDVARHELGTKVGLRIPLQRLHIFPATEAGIAA; from the coding sequence GTGCGCGGTCTCAAGGTCGCCTATGGCGGCACGCGCGTGCTGCATGGCATCGATCTGGACTTCACCCCCGGCAGCTTCACCGCGCTTCTCGGCTCCTCCGGCTGCGGCAAGACCACGCTGCTGCGCTCGCTTTCCGGTTTCGTTCCGGTCGAGGACGGCTCGATCGTCGTCGGCGGGCGGGACGTTGCCGGCCTGCCGCCGGAAAAGCGCGGCATGGCGATGGTCTTCCAATCCTATGCGCTCTGGCCGCATATGACCGTGCTCCAGAATATCGGCTACGGCCTGAAGCTGCGTGGCAAGTCCAAGGACGAGATCGCGGCCAAGGTCGGCGAGATGCTGAATTTCCTCGGACTGGCCGGTTATGAGGACCGCAAGGTCACGGCGCTCTCCGGCGGGCAGCGCCAGCGCGTCGCGCTCGGCCGGGCGCTCGCTATCGATCCCGGCATCCTGCTGCTCGACGAGCCGCTCTCCAATCTCGACGCCAAGATCCGCATGGTGATGCGCCACGAGATCCGTGCCATCCAGCAGCGGCTCGGCCTCACCGCCGTCCATGTCACCCATGACCGCGAGGAAGCCATGACGATGGCCGACCGGCTGGTGATCATGCAGGCTGGCCGGATCGCGCAGGTGGGCACGCCCGAGGAGGTCTATGACCGCCCGGCCAGCGCTTTCGTCGCCAATTTCATGGGGGCAGAGAACGTGCTGCCGCTCAGCATCGCCAAGGCCGAGGGGCAGGCCCTTGTCGTGGCCGGCGCGGCCCGCACGACGCTCGCCGGCGAAGCCGCTGCGACGCTGCCGGTCGGCGAGGCACTCGCTTATTTCCGCGACGACGTCGCGAGCCTCGATGCGCATGACGCGGCGACTGGCGACGGCGATCTCGTCGTCCCCGGCACCATCGCCGCCCGCGCCTATCCCGGTGGCATCTACCGCTACAAGGTCGAAGCCGCCGGCCGCCAGATCACGGTCGACGATGTCGCCCGTCACGAACTCGGAACGAAGGTCGGGCTGCGCATTCCGCTGCAGCGCCTTCACATCTTCCCGGCGACCGAGGCCGGGATCGCCGCCTGA
- a CDS encoding diaminopropionate ammonia-lyase, which produces MFLLNHHPDYRSALHPEDVATLGPAGADAIMAHLAERPNHVPTPLHNLPGLAAALGIGSLFIKDEGQRLGLGSFKALGGAYAVIRLALEAASEKLGRQLGDTDMNDPAVREAAAGMTFACATDGNHGRSVAQGAQLLGAKAVIFVHGGVSDERVAAIARFGAQMVRVDGTYDDSVVEAARVATERGWTIVSDTSWDGYERIPGLVMQGYTAIAREGLAQMPEPPTHVFVQAGVGGIAAALAAQMQTSFGDERPFFTVVEPSRAACIFEAAKRGKPGKIPHGAPTVMAMLECYDPSPLALRVLYRAADAFMTAEDSDAVEAMNRLARPIAGDPAIVAGESGGAGLAGLLAALRDPEVRAALKLDGQARVFLVNTEGATDPARYAELVGLKPEEVA; this is translated from the coding sequence ATGTTCCTGCTCAACCATCACCCGGATTACCGCTCCGCCCTGCATCCGGAGGATGTCGCGACGCTCGGGCCCGCCGGGGCCGATGCGATCATGGCGCATCTGGCTGAGCGGCCCAACCATGTGCCGACGCCGCTGCACAACCTGCCGGGGCTCGCCGCCGCGCTCGGCATCGGCTCGCTCTTCATCAAGGACGAGGGCCAGCGCCTCGGGCTCGGTAGCTTCAAGGCGCTCGGCGGGGCCTATGCGGTGATCCGGCTCGCGCTGGAAGCGGCTTCCGAAAAACTCGGACGACAGCTCGGCGATACCGACATGAACGATCCCGCCGTCCGCGAGGCTGCCGCCGGCATGACCTTCGCCTGCGCGACGGACGGCAACCATGGCCGCTCGGTGGCACAAGGCGCGCAACTGCTCGGCGCCAAAGCCGTGATCTTCGTCCATGGCGGCGTCAGCGACGAGCGCGTCGCGGCGATCGCCCGCTTCGGCGCGCAGATGGTGCGCGTCGACGGAACCTATGACGATTCCGTGGTCGAGGCGGCGCGCGTGGCGACCGAGCGCGGCTGGACCATCGTCTCCGACACCTCGTGGGACGGCTATGAACGCATCCCCGGTCTGGTGATGCAGGGCTATACGGCCATCGCCCGCGAAGGGCTGGCCCAGATGCCGGAACCGCCGACCCATGTCTTCGTGCAGGCCGGCGTCGGCGGCATCGCCGCCGCGCTCGCCGCACAGATGCAGACCAGCTTCGGCGATGAACGGCCGTTCTTCACGGTGGTCGAACCGTCGCGCGCCGCCTGCATCTTCGAGGCCGCGAAGCGCGGCAAGCCGGGCAAGATTCCGCATGGCGCGCCGACCGTGATGGCGATGCTCGAATGCTACGATCCCTCGCCCTTGGCGCTGCGCGTGCTCTACCGCGCCGCCGACGCCTTCATGACGGCCGAGGATTCCGATGCTGTCGAGGCGATGAACCGCCTGGCCCGGCCGATCGCGGGCGACCCCGCCATCGTCGCCGGCGAAAGCGGCGGCGCCGGGCTCGCCGGCCTGCTCGCGGCGCTGCGCGACCCGGAGGTGCGTGCGGCGCTGAAGCTCGACGGTCAAGCGCGCGTCTTCCTGGTCAATACCGAGGGTGCGACCGACCCGGCCCGCTATGCCGAACTCGTCGGCCTCAAGCCGGAGGAGGTCGCGTGA